TATGTGGGGTATACAACATGATACCCAACTATCAGGTCTTTCTCTGGGTACCATGGAAACAGCTGTCCCAGTTCAGTGAGTCAAGACATGCTCACAGTGAACTAATAACATTAGTCTACTTCCCAATTTGAGTTATTGAGGCAGTCACACAGCCATATAGGAATAATGAATAGGATAAAAACCCTTTCCCTCCTAGAGACATTTGTAGTAGGCTataacaagaaaaaatatttaaatacttATGAATTCTACATGGGAAGGATTCAACATCGAGGATTCACCCAAACGTGCTCCTCTTCAGTATTCAGCCCAGTAACATCAGATGCGAAGAGTCTTCTGGGAGAACTCTGTTATCACAAGGCCCACACAAAACCCACTCACTGACACCCTTACACTGCCTGATGACCCATTtatgcgtgttgtgtgtgtgttgtacccaCATGTAGGTGTTCTGTGCACgtatacagtatgtttgtgtgggtggagGTCACCGATGGGTGAAAGTGGTTTTTGGAATCCTTTCATTTTACAAATCCTTTGTAGAAAACTTTTCTTCAAAGCCTGTTCAGACTTCTGTCAGTACATTTGGAATCAATGTCCAACACACACCCAAAATAGGTTGATTTTTAGGGGAATGATAGTCAGGGCACAAAAATAGAATGGGTACAACAAACACAACTTCTGGTTGGTTCTCCAAATGCAGACATGCGCTACAGTatcagcatcgtccgggttagggtttggcctgggtagacagtcattgtaaataagaatttgtttttaaccttgcctagttaaataaaggttcaaataaaAATGTCAGCAAACTGCATCTCTGCCCAAAACTCACCAACACTTTTTGTTGAGGGCCAGGGAACACTACATTGCTATTACATGGCATCATGTCAGATAGATTGTTGAAGCCATTTGGTGATGAGACATGACAATCCAATAGCTTTGCTGACAGTAATGGCTTCCTTTAAATGCAGAACATTCACAGTGGCAAATCACTTAAGtgacagatgtttttttttttacatttatttttaatacacagCCAGAGAGCTGTCCTGACTCAGCCTTGTAAAGTGCCAGAGGACCCAAATACTCTAATCTGGTTAAGTGTGGGTTCTGTGTAGAGAGCCTTCTGGTGGGTCACTGAGGCTCAATGGTCCGGATATGTGGTTAAACTCCCACTTGTCCCCAAGTGAATCCTGCTGGGCTGataaatacagacacacacagatacataggcTCTCTCTGATACATAGGCTCTCTCACACTCATAGAGACATGGATATACATGtgtacacacgcatgcacgcacacacgcacatactcACGGGTTTACACTTGTCATATTAATCTACTTAATCTTTGCACCCTCATCCCCTTCCCCCTCACTCACACGCAGCCAGACCCACACTCCACACCCTCACATGATTCAGCTGATAAGCCCTGTGTGTGGGTCTAATCCTTCAAGTTGACAGACAGATGGTTATTAAGCACCGCTGTGCCATTGTTCTGAGGCCGGGTCTGAAGGAGCTCCATTGTCTTAGAAAAGTGCCTGCTCGAGTAATTTGGCAAAATATCTCCTATACTGTCAACAGGGACAATAGAGCCAGAGGACAGACAGGGGAGCTGCGCTCTCTAGGGCACACATGATGGCTGCCTATATGCCTTGCACAAATGATAGCAGGAATATGGGGACTTATTGCGTTGTACAAAATGATGGCTAAAATATATGAGTTGTTCCAGTGAGGTTCAGCCATAGACCATGTAAACAACTGTACCTCTCAGGCTTCTTTGGTTATGGGGTGGAAGTGGGGAGACAGAGTAGCCCCTCCCCCTAGGGTTCCTTTCCCGCCCACTGAATTAGCGGCAGATTGTTCCTCCATGGTTGTGTCTGATTGGATAATGGAGGTTGATTAGGTTGGATGATCTTCACAGGGGGTTGTGTATCTGTGTGAGATGACATTTTATTTTGGAAATGAGgtgaggggggaagggaggggtTGGATCCTGtgtgatccacacacacacacacacacacacacacagtagggtgAGTTCATCTGTTTCCAAACCACTTGCTCTTGCCCTGGGAACTGGTGCAAGTAACTAATTACTGATGCCAAAGTGCTCATGAAAGGATGAGCAATGCGGGTGACTCATAATTGGCATTTTGTACGTTCAATGTTTCAATTGACGGTGGCCCTCGAATGTAGAATTCTAAATAGGCCAGTTTAGGAACTAAATCGCTGACAGATGACAGCAGCAAAGCACATCTGACAGTGATGGAAAACACAAGGTTTCATCCATAATGTATGAGACATCATCCACAGACCGTCACTGTATACCTCACAGCATCATTACTCTTCTCTTCATCCTGGACCATTGGCTGATTGACCTCATGGGACTCTGCTGTTTTTCCTTTAATCCCTTCCATTTTTTAGGGAGGGAAGTAATAATTTACTTTGCCTCATGCTGAGAATATTTTAATAGTGAATCACTGTACAGGCGGGAGTGTACGTGTCAGCGTGTGTTTGTTGGGAGGCGTGTGTCAGTCATTTATCCTGTCTTCACAAGCAGCACCGGTACACGCTGTTGACTACTGAATAGAATATGAGGGTTGGTCCCAGATGGTATGTGCAGGGTTAGGGGGGGCGGATGTCTGTGTCACCGTCAGAGGGAGGCATATTCATGATTCAACAATGTTTTCCATCTAAGTGCTGTGGGCTCAGGGTCGTGTGGACAATATTACATTATTAGAATTCTGAGCAGAGCCCTCCGTCGAACAGCTTTCAGTGCTCTCTGAACTCATCAGTCAATGCCATCTGTCAAAATGCTAATGTCAATGTGAGTTCTAATATAGACAATTCTATGAATGTAAGAAATGGCTTGCTATTTGATTTCAGTTACCTGGTTTGAAGTCTACATCCTTATAGTTTACATATATTACACTTTTCCCTATTAACACTAAAATACCACGAGCAAAGCCTTTGATGTCctatacacacaaacaaataatCCGTCTGACGTTCCACTCAAACAAGCAGACCAAAGATATGATCAACAGGGGGATAAATCGAGTGAAATTCCATGATGGAGAAAGACATGTGAAGGGTGAAGCTTTGGTGTTGAGAGTGACCCATGTAAATGATGGTAGGATGCGCTGTATACCCTTCGGAAAAGCCACACTGTTCGAGGAATTCCCATTAGGAAGACTTATAGTTTCGTCACTCAGTCTTGACCCATGTGCTCCCCCACACCTACTACATTCATTGTGTGCATCAAACTTATGAGGCCTCACCCTGTTAATTCTAAGCGATCCCGATCTAAAAAAGAATGATGATGTACTATTGTTAAACCAGCCATAGCCAATAAGCTAGGAGTGGAATGAGTGTGACGTGGTGAGAATTATCAGTGCTTCTCAGGAGTCTTAGAGGTGGGTAGGCGGGGATTCCCTATTTGACATTTGGAATGTGGGCATGCCACACTGAAGGCAAGGTATCCCTATAAGAAGCAAGATTTTGTCTTTATCAGTATTCCACAATCAATGGCCATAAAAAGTCTACCACCATAAAGTACTAATAACAAGTACTAATCTTGTTATTTTGCACATACAACTGCTGTAGACACAAAAATAAATGCAGTAATGTTTATTAAGATCAGGCACTTGCTTCTTCCCTGAAGCTCCTCTGAAGGGGCTGGTGATGGCTCGAGAGAGGGCCCGAAACACCCTAACCACGAAGGGGCATTTACGGGACTGGGGATCCTGTGCAGCAGGTGCAGGTATCAGGTCCTCCATGGGCGGGGAAGCGGAAGGAACCTCTGAAACCAaaagtgtgcaatgctgtcatcaaggcaaagggtggctactttgaagaatctcaaatatacatatagtctgatttgtttaacacttttttggttacaacatgattctatatgtgttattctactatgtagaaaatagtaaaaactggagaaaaacccttgaatgagtaggtgtgtccaaacttttgactggtactgtatctttgTTCACTCTTGCCAAGGTTGTAACAAACTGGTCACATGGTGATTAATTAAAATTACATAATCAATGCTTATTACTCACTCAGTGACATATCACTGAAACGTTTTGTTGGCAGAGCTTCCAGTTCAGGGTGCTTCTTGGATTGTCCTTTTCTCTTGAACACCTGTTGACAAAATATATCCTGACATTAGAGCCCTCACAATATCTCATAAGCCCACTGGCTGTGGGATAATTAAATCCCAGCCCTAACTTAGAGGCAATTCCAAAACACAAAGCTCCCTACCTTGATCCTGATCTTCGGGATGCTAGGCATTTTGTAAAGGAAACGCCACTTCTTGCTATTTTTTTCACCTCCAGCAGAGCGAGGCATCACCTCAGCGTTGTCATCAGATGGGTTAAGGCTCCTGGTTGGGAATTCATCTGGTTGGACTAACCTGGAAACTAATTCTAGGAGAAGTAGAGACGATACATTAGGCACAGTTGAAGTCAGTAAACTTTACATCATAAGAAACAATCTATTGAGCACGTTACAAAAGATTCCTCTACAGAGTTAAAATGGCAATTTAACTTGCCATCCTCTGACTTCACTGTGGGCTTGGACACATCAGTCAGGGTGTCCATCACTGCGTTGGTCATTATCTTAGTGACCTGATCCATCGTCTGCCTTACTCCAGTGGAAATGAGCGACACATCTAAACACTGCACCAGGAGAGTCCTAACAGAATTTTCAGCAAAGCTGTAGGCGAGCTCAGAGGCATCATTCCTTGACAGCTTTTTCAGGGCTGGCTTTGGCAATGCCGGTTCAGAGAAGCTCCTGTGGCCAGCCATGGATTGAAGTTGCCGGCTTATTGTGATCTCCTGAATGAGACCATGGACCTTTGTGATGAGGTCGTCTGACACACCTTGAATGGTTTCAATGGAGATAAGCCTCTCAAGGTTTTCCTCTGCTGAAGTCTTCTTTGATTTGTCCGTCACCAGCGTTTCCATTATAGTTTGCAATATAATGTTGGTGTCAGACATGGATGCTGGTATCAGGCATGATGATTGACACACAAGCTTTGCAGGGGAAGAATCCTGGTTCCTCTCATGAGTTGACAAGCATTTTGTCAAGGATTGCTTAGACAGTGACTCTGGCACATCCATTGTGATCAAGCTGTGGGATACTGTCCCCTTTATCTCATCTGCAGTCAACTGGTCAAGGCTCTCAAGAAGAGTCCCCAACATGTCAGTTGTCTTCTGTCCAACAGATGAATTATCCGAGGCAACCACTCTGCACTTGATCACATTTAGGATCTGGCTGAGGGTGTTCTTAGCAGATTTGGTGAAACTCTGCTTAGTGACTGGCACTGTTGAGTCTTGGAGAGCCAAAAGTGGTTGGCAACTTTCACTCAAGAGAGAAAAATCTCCTCTCAAACTGTGATCACTCAATACTGACATGCTCTTGGTGGGTGTTAATGTGAAGGTGTCAAAGTCTTGATTTTCTGTTGACGTGCCACCCTGAGATGCAAGGGATTTAGACCTTTCAATATTGGCCAAACCGTCTTTTGTCATCATCTTCTCACTCCTGACAGATTGAGGTCGCTCCGGGTCATGAGCATTGTCAGAGGACTCAAAGTATCCATGTTTCTCCACAGGCATGGAATCCACCACATCTTTGGTTTTGGAGGCAGGCACTGGGGACATGGAGAAGAAGACCTTCAGCCTATCCCGCACTCGGTAGTAGATGTTGTGAGCCACATCCAGGAACTCGTCAAAAACGATTTTAGGTGTGAGGTGGGACTCTGTatccatggtctctctctctaggtcttcCACAATAATGTTCACGATGTCCGAGGCTGTTGCAAACAGATGTTGTGAATAGGTAGCAGGCATATTCAGTAGCTCCAAATGGTTGGCCTTGCGAGCAATGAAAACAATTGCAGCTCCAAAGATGGCCTCACTCACGATCTGGTTAGCCTTTGTGTGGAACTCCACACTTAGAATACTCCGGATGGAAATATTAGAGGTTCTGCTGCTGCTGACTGCACTTTGTGGCTGTGTGAGCGAGGAAATCTCACCAGAAATGGGGAGGTCCTCCAACTTTGAGATGAGAGCATCCAACTTCTGGATGAACTCCAAGAACACATTTAATGTCCTCCCTCCAATGGAAGAACAGTCTTCCTTAGAAGCCTCAACCTTCAGAACTGAGGCCACCTTTTTGATGACCTCTTTAGTGCATGTGTTGAGGGTTAGCTGGTTGTCTGAGATATTACTCAGAGACCTGAAGGACATACCAGAGCTGTTAATACTGGTCTTTTGCACAGGAGATACTTCCAAAAAGGCCTCAGTTAGGAGTGGTCCAGTTGCAGAGAGCTTGGTAATCAGAGGGACATCTTTTTCCTCAGTGAGATGGTGTAAACTGAACCCCTTATTTAGTTTGTCCAGCACATTGGTGTACAGGTTTTGTGAACTTGAATGTACTTCCACCCAGAACTTTTTGCGACCAGATTTTGTGGCTGCTGAGACCTTATTTGCCTCAAATGCCTCATGCAAGTCTCCAAATACGCCATCAAAAAGATCAACCGATGCCGCTGCAATACTTTCAGGGGAAATATGGGCAGATAAGATTTCCTCTAATCTATTAGTGTCGGTCAAAGGGGTTTCGTTCAGATTGGCAAATGTCACATCTTCCTCCTTAAGGCCCTGAATGATGTGAGAAACATCTATGTCCTCAAGACTCTGTGACAGAAGATACCAGGTCTCTGGCAGCAAGGTTACCCTGGGAGCCGGCCTCTGTGGCTGGGTTGAGACTCATCTCAATCTCAAGCTCATTTTTAATTGCTTGGCAGGCAGTTGCCACAGCAAACGCTGAGTGAGAGCACAAGAACTTCAAGTCAGAGTCTGAGATGGGCAGAGATGGTGAGTCGTGAGTCATGGACATGGCCTCCAGACTGCTCTCAGAAACAAAGGGCTGGAGTTTTACGGAGACTTGTCTGACCATCTCCCCAGCAACACCGCTGATATCTATTGATGAGCTGGAGCCAGTGCTCTGTGGCCTTAAATGTGTTTGGCTGTCCGAAAGTCCAAGATTATAAAGAACATCACCAAACACAACATCCACAACATCAGTCGACAATGCTGTAATTCTGTTGCTAGACATAAACTTAGCTGGATGCACATCGTCTGAGGTGAGAGTCCAATCACAAAGGGATTCTTTGGACGGGCACTTGGACAGGCTCCGGATTGTTGGAGTTGCTGATATGCAGCTTTCATTGGTAGACTCGCCATAGAGTTGACATTTTAATTTGAACGGCTTTCACAATCTTGCCCTTGGAGACATTCAACAAGTGGTCACTGATGGACTGCCTGGAGGACTGTCTACTTGCAGATCTTTGAACTACCATGCTTTGAATTTCAGCAGAAACCGCAGTAAGGAAATAACTCAAAGGGGTGGTCAGTTCCTGCTCAGTTCTTCCATTGTCTTTAGTCCTGAGGATACTATTAATGATGGTGACTATTACCTGTCCAGCCAGAGGACCCAATATGGCTTCAAGCTCCCCCTCTAATTCAAGCAGAGACTTTTTGGACTGGCGACAGTTGGACTTGCTTCCGTGCGCAATATGTGCCATGGCGTGGGCATACATTGATGCAGTTGCCATGCTCTCTTGAGCAAACTGAATGCTTGCTGAGTTGCTGCCATGACCTTCAGTTCCCTGATTACAACCCACATGTAGCATTAGCTGAGCTAGCCTGGAGTTGATGACTTTCATCACCATCTCCACAATTCCCATTACCAAGCTGGTGTCTGCGGAGACGATGATGGGCATGAGCTTCCTCTGCCTACTCCGGCTGGATGGCAGTACAATCTCACTCAGCGACCTACATGCTCCATTGTGGACCATTTGATTGAAAACACAGCTCTGAGACAGGCCAAACACAGACCTGAGTGGTTCTGAGCAGGGTCTGTCCTTCACCTCTCTATTGTCCCCCTCAGGTGTAGAGAAATATGTGAACTCTCCAGGGATCAAGTCTTCATCGTCCTCTTCACTCAGCAAAGAGGTCATGGACCTAGAGAATGCACATAGAGACATAGTAACAAAAATGTCCAATAATGTCCTCATTATTATTACTACTCAAAGGAAGTAAACCAATAAACATTTTAGAGCGCTTGTATCCATCTAAGCAGTATCTCTCACTAAGTGGGACTGGTTATTGGTACACATGGTGGGGGGTATGGGAGTAATGTGTAAGGGTAGAACTTCTTGGAGGGAAGTGGATAGTGGTGCTTACCTGTGAGTGGAGGGCAAAGGTGTGGGTGTCCGCGTGCTCCAGGAAGTTTTAGAGCTGGTGCTCCTGCTGGGCCCTTGAGTACAACTTAATCTCACAGCGCGGGAGAGAGAAGTTACTGCCTCCTCACTTCCTGATCTAGGAGAGCCTGGCAACTCAGTCAGCTCTATCTGCATGGTGAGGTCAAGGGCGGGAACCACAACTGTCGATTTGATCTTCTTCACCCATGTGACAATGTCCATGCACTTGGCAGTAAACTCATCTCTAGTTAACTGCAATGAACATATAGAGAAGACACTGTACTGATATAATGACTTAGAGCCATGTGATGACTCACCATTTCACTAACCAAGCAGACAGGAACTGACTTTAACTCACCTTGGCACGCATATTCTCACTCAACAGATTCCAGTGGCTGAAAAGTAAATGAAATATAACTTTTCTAATGGGGAACATATCTAGGAAGCC
This genomic stretch from Salmo trutta chromosome 32, fSalTru1.1, whole genome shotgun sequence harbors:
- the LOC115171265 gene encoding uncharacterized protein LOC115171265 isoform X1, translating into MKDEVRYEKDQHDTGSLAQFFADQKIASPTQSIEAEPEAEMQEADLKSADPTQSLEAEIESEMQADLETSSPSHVQEPHQTSLLNSGDLELEDTDLTFTTTPTAPQAATSQNSLVRLQRSSPDLSTFVQDMTNNHWNLLSENMRAKLTRDEFTAKCMDIVTWVKKIKSTVVVPALDLTMQIELTELPGSPRSGSEEAVTSLSRAVRLSCTQGPSRSTSSKTSWSTRTPTPLPSTHRSMTSLLSEEDDEDLIPGEFTYFSTPEGDNREVKDRPCSEPLRSVFGLSQSCVFNQMVHNGACRSLSEIVLPSSRSRQRKLMPIIVSADTSLVMGIVEMVMKVINSRLAQLMLHVGCNQGTEGHGSNSASIQFAQESMATASMYAHAMAHIAHGSKSNCRQSKKSLLELEGELEAILGPLAGQVIVTIINSILRTKDNGRTEQELTTPLSYFLTAVSAEIQSMVVQRSASRQSSRQSISDHLLNVSKGKIVKAVQIKMSTLWRVYQ
- the LOC115171265 gene encoding uncharacterized protein LOC115171265 isoform X3 yields the protein MKDEVRYEKDQHDTGSLAQFFADQKIASPTQSIEAEPEAEMQEADLKSADPTQSLEAEIESEMQADLETSSPSHVQEPHQTSLLNSGDLELEDTDLTFTTTPTAPQAATSQNSLVRLQRSSPDLSTFVQDMTNNHWNLLSENMRAKLTRDEFTAKCMDIVTWVKKIKSTVVVPALDLTMQIELTELPGSPRSGSEEAVTSLSRAVRLSCTQGPSRSTSSKTSWSTRTPTPLPSTHRSMTSLLSEEDDEDLIPGEFTYFSTPEGDNREVKDRPCSEPLRISFQVSPTR
- the LOC115171265 gene encoding uncharacterized protein LOC115171265 isoform X2, producing the protein MKDEVRYEKDQHDTGSLAQFFADQKIASPTQSIEAEPEAEMQEADLKSADPTQSLEAEIESEMQADLETSSPSHVQEPHQTSLLNSGDLELEDTDLTFTTTPTAPQAATSQNSLVRLQRSSPDLSTFVQDMTNNHWNLLSENMRAKIELTELPGSPRSGSEEAVTSLSRAVRLSCTQGPSRSTSSKTSWSTRTPTPLPSTHRSMTSLLSEEDDEDLIPGEFTYFSTPEGDNREVKDRPCSEPLRSVFGLSQSCVFNQMVHNGACRSLSEIVLPSSRSRQRKLMPIIVSADTSLVMGIVEMVMKVINSRLAQLMLHVGCNQGTEGHGSNSASIQFAQESMATASMYAHAMAHIAHGSKSNCRQSKKSLLELEGELEAILGPLAGQVIVTIINSILRTKDNGRTEQELTTPLSYFLTAVSAEIQSMVVQRSASRQSSRQSISDHLLNVSKGKIVKAVQIKMSTLWRVYQ